A single region of the Bacillus cereus genome encodes:
- a CDS encoding glycosyltransferase family 4 protein, which yields MVSKKVLFCATVDYHFKAFHLPYLKWFTDQGWEVHVAANGNIHLPYVTQKYNIPIQRSPLSIQNFHAYKKLKSIIHQNKYKIIHCHTPMGGVIARLAARKARQQGTKVVYTAHGFHFCKGSPFINWLLYYPIERSLAINTDCLITINEEDYNLAVKHRFQAKDIKLVHGVGVDIEQFAPVTETEKQELKLQFGYNPQDFLMCYAAEFNKNKNQSFLIHVVAQLKNEIPHAKLLLAGEGPLIEECKKIATQLGVSNMVHFLGYRNDIASLLQMCDLAVASSYREGLPVNIMEAMACGLPVVATDNRGHRELIISNKNGWIIDRDDIKTMSERINFISKNTKLQAQFGQCGRTIITSEYSVNEVLKEKQEIYTTYMDEMEDLNWALH from the coding sequence ATGGTGTCTAAAAAAGTTCTGTTTTGTGCAACTGTGGATTATCATTTTAAAGCTTTTCATTTACCGTATTTGAAATGGTTTACAGACCAAGGATGGGAAGTACATGTTGCAGCGAATGGGAATATACATCTTCCGTACGTAACTCAAAAATATAATATTCCTATCCAAAGATCACCTCTCAGCATACAAAATTTTCATGCATATAAAAAACTAAAATCAATTATTCATCAAAATAAATATAAAATCATTCATTGTCATACGCCTATGGGAGGAGTAATTGCTCGTTTAGCTGCTCGAAAAGCAAGGCAGCAAGGAACAAAAGTCGTATATACAGCACATGGATTTCATTTTTGTAAAGGGTCACCATTCATAAATTGGCTTCTATATTATCCAATTGAAAGGAGTTTAGCGATTAATACGGACTGCCTAATAACAATTAACGAAGAAGATTACAATTTAGCAGTTAAACATCGTTTTCAAGCGAAAGATATTAAACTCGTTCATGGTGTAGGGGTAGATATAGAGCAATTTGCTCCTGTAACTGAAACTGAAAAGCAAGAATTAAAACTACAATTTGGCTATAATCCACAAGATTTTTTAATGTGTTATGCTGCTGAATTTAATAAGAATAAAAATCAAAGTTTTTTAATCCATGTAGTAGCACAATTGAAAAATGAAATTCCACATGCAAAGCTTCTACTTGCTGGGGAAGGACCGTTAATAGAAGAGTGCAAAAAAATAGCGACCCAACTAGGCGTGAGTAATATGGTTCACTTTCTTGGTTATAGAAATGATATAGCCTCTTTGTTGCAGATGTGTGACTTAGCTGTTGCATCGAGTTACCGGGAAGGTTTACCAGTTAATATTATGGAAGCTATGGCTTGTGGACTTCCGGTTGTAGCTACTGATAATCGGGGACATAGGGAGCTAATTATTAGTAATAAAAATGGTTGGATTATAGATCGTGATGATATAAAGACGATGTCTGAAAGAATAAATTTCATTTCTAAAAATACTAAATTACAAGCGCAGTTTGGACAGTGTGGACGTACTATTATTACAAGTGAATATTCAGTTAATGAAGTGTTGAAAGAGAAACAAGAAATTTATACAACATATATGGATGAAATGGAGGATTTAAATTGGGCACTCCATTGA
- a CDS encoding polysaccharide biosynthesis protein: MTYRRRISLLLLMDSLIVLSAIFFSYFFVNASFSVITLSSVISSITLLLSHHLFAFVYNLYKKAWEYASIGELLIICKVVTFSIITTAVMQQIIMQKMYFRLLVVTWMIHILLIGGSRFIWRMYRDTYYVKKGDKKRTLIVGAGSAGTMVARQLLKNSAAELMPVAFIDDNVKKHNLDILGISVMGGSNQIEYVTRRLNIENIILAIPSLNKSDRNAILKECLKTQVKTQILPMLEDLVTGKVSVNEFRDVQVEDLLGRDPVELDVNIISDYITDKVILVTGAGGSIGSEICRQIAKFRPKKLILLGHGENSIYSIEMELNEKYGDMKGTFIPEIADIQDEKKMNLIMSKHLPNVVYHAAAHKHVPLMENNPEEAVKNNLIGTMNIAEAARAHGVGTFVMISSDKAVNPTSVMGATKKLAEMVIQNKDKLSHTKFVTVRFGNVLGSRGSVIPLFKKQIQNGGPVTVTHPDMVRYFMTIPEASRLVVQAGALAKGGEIFVLDMGEPVKIVDLAKNLIRLSGNSVDEIGIEFTGIRPGEKLFEELLKEGEMNEKQVHPRIYVGQEMNVRIEEIEEFISSYTDLNEVELRKRLLKLVNQRKTLKVLIPVSG; this comes from the coding sequence ATGACGTATCGGCGGAGGATATCGTTATTGCTTTTAATGGATTCACTGATTGTGTTAAGTGCTATTTTTTTTAGTTATTTCTTTGTAAATGCTAGCTTCAGTGTTATCACCTTATCATCAGTTATTAGCTCTATCACTTTATTATTAAGTCATCATTTGTTTGCTTTTGTTTATAATTTATACAAAAAAGCTTGGGAATATGCAAGTATAGGTGAATTACTCATTATATGCAAAGTTGTTACATTTTCTATTATCACTACAGCGGTTATGCAACAAATTATAATGCAAAAAATGTATTTTCGATTGTTAGTTGTAACTTGGATGATCCATATTTTATTAATTGGTGGTTCGCGTTTTATATGGAGAATGTATAGAGATACTTATTATGTAAAAAAGGGTGATAAAAAACGAACTTTAATTGTTGGTGCTGGCTCAGCCGGGACAATGGTTGCAAGACAGTTGTTAAAGAATAGTGCTGCCGAATTAATGCCAGTCGCATTTATTGATGATAATGTAAAAAAACACAATCTTGATATTTTAGGAATTTCAGTAATGGGTGGTAGTAATCAAATTGAGTATGTAACCAGAAGACTGAATATTGAAAATATTATTTTGGCAATTCCTTCGCTAAACAAAAGTGATCGAAATGCTATTTTAAAAGAATGTTTAAAAACGCAAGTGAAAACTCAAATTCTTCCGATGTTAGAAGATTTAGTAACAGGTAAAGTTTCGGTGAATGAATTCAGGGATGTTCAAGTAGAAGATTTATTAGGGCGGGATCCTGTTGAGCTTGATGTGAATATTATTTCAGATTATATAACGGATAAAGTTATTTTAGTTACTGGTGCAGGTGGCTCAATTGGTTCGGAAATTTGTAGACAAATTGCAAAATTTAGGCCGAAAAAGTTGATTTTACTAGGGCATGGGGAAAACAGTATATATTCTATAGAAATGGAATTAAACGAAAAATATGGAGATATGAAAGGCACGTTTATTCCTGAAATCGCAGATATACAAGATGAAAAAAAGATGAATTTAATTATGAGTAAACATCTTCCAAATGTCGTATATCATGCAGCTGCACATAAACATGTACCTCTAATGGAGAATAATCCTGAAGAGGCTGTTAAAAATAATTTGATTGGGACTATGAATATAGCAGAGGCAGCGAGAGCGCATGGAGTGGGAACATTTGTCATGATTTCTTCGGATAAAGCAGTGAATCCGACGAGTGTTATGGGAGCAACGAAAAAATTGGCGGAGATGGTTATTCAAAATAAAGATAAATTAAGTCATACAAAATTTGTTACTGTACGCTTTGGGAATGTCTTAGGAAGTAGAGGGAGTGTTATACCTTTATTTAAGAAGCAAATTCAAAATGGTGGACCAGTTACAGTTACTCATCCTGATATGGTTCGGTATTTTATGACAATTCCGGAAGCATCAAGACTTGTAGTGCAAGCGGGTGCTTTAGCTAAAGGTGGAGAGATTTTTGTATTAGACATGGGAGAACCAGTAAAAATTGTCGATCTTGCTAAAAATCTAATTCGATTATCAGGAAATTCTGTAGATGAAATAGGAATAGAATTTACTGGTATACGTCCAGGGGAGAAACTTTTTGAAGAATTACTAAAAGAAGGTGAAATGAATGAGAAACAAGTTCATCCGAGAATTTATGTAGGGCAAGAAATGAATGTTCGTATAGAAGAAATTGAAGAGTTCATTTCAAGTTATACCGATTTAAACGAAGTAGAATTAAGAAAACGATTGTTAAAGTTAGTAAATCAGCGTAAAACTTTAAAGGTGTTAATACCGGTATCAGGTTAA
- a CDS encoding CpsD/CapB family tyrosine-protein kinase has product MAYKNRRKTNKVKGESIIVHTAPRSKISEQYRSLRTNLQLSSSIHKSRTIVITSPRYGEGKSTITVNLAVSIAQKGEKVLVIDANLRTPTIHEMFGVENTIGLTDILNGKTTLEGAVKKTEMESLDVLTSGPIPFNPSEVLSSDAMDMLIQKAMGWYDIILFDSSPVLEVTDTSVLADKCEGVLLVIRYNRTVNEDAIETKRALSFTKSRILGAILNGKV; this is encoded by the coding sequence GTGGCATACAAAAATAGACGAAAAACAAATAAAGTTAAAGGAGAAAGTATAATTGTACATACCGCTCCAAGATCGAAAATTTCGGAGCAGTATCGTTCGCTTCGAACAAACCTTCAATTATCTTCATCTATTCATAAAAGCAGAACTATAGTTATTACTTCTCCGAGGTATGGTGAAGGGAAATCAACGATTACAGTTAATTTAGCAGTCTCAATAGCACAAAAAGGTGAAAAAGTATTGGTAATAGATGCAAATTTACGAACACCAACGATTCATGAAATGTTTGGAGTAGAAAATACAATTGGATTAACTGATATATTGAACGGAAAAACAACTTTAGAGGGCGCTGTGAAAAAAACAGAGATGGAAAGTCTGGATGTATTAACTAGCGGACCGATACCATTCAATCCATCTGAAGTACTTAGTTCAGATGCAATGGATATGTTAATTCAAAAGGCGATGGGATGGTACGACATCATATTATTTGATTCTTCTCCTGTATTAGAAGTAACAGATACGAGTGTATTAGCTGATAAGTGTGAAGGAGTATTATTGGTGATTCGTTATAATCGTACTGTGAACGAAGATGCGATTGAAACGAAAAGAGCGTTAAGTTTTACGAAAAGTAGAATATTGGGTGCAATTTTGAATGGGAAAGTATAA
- a CDS encoding YveK family protein, with product MDKEINLKNLFTIIRKRIWIILLFTTLTTVAGAIYSIYVKTPLYASSARVIVQANAETMNTLKAMVNEPVILEKVAAELNINRSAGALSGQISTESLQGSQIMRINVVDIDPVLAHKIANTTAAVYKKEVANILNFNNVSILPEDPVQKNSMPININHFKTILIAFSIGMVLSIGFIFLLDSLDERIKSERRIEQLLDIPVLGGISKMNRKNVKDKFSKKNTVLLGEGTEWHTKIDEKQIKLKEKV from the coding sequence ATGGATAAAGAAATAAATTTGAAAAATCTATTTACTATTATACGGAAAAGAATTTGGATCATTCTATTATTTACAACTCTCACAACAGTAGCAGGAGCGATATATAGTATATATGTAAAAACACCATTGTATGCCTCTTCAGCAAGGGTTATTGTTCAAGCTAATGCTGAAACGATGAATACATTGAAAGCGATGGTAAATGAGCCTGTAATATTAGAAAAAGTGGCTGCTGAATTGAATATTAACAGATCTGCAGGTGCATTAAGTGGACAAATAAGTACAGAAAGTTTGCAAGGGTCCCAGATTATGAGAATAAATGTAGTGGATATAGATCCTGTACTTGCTCATAAAATTGCAAATACTACAGCCGCTGTTTATAAGAAAGAAGTAGCGAATATACTGAATTTTAATAATGTGAGTATATTACCAGAAGACCCAGTTCAAAAAAATTCTATGCCTATAAATATAAATCACTTTAAGACGATACTAATTGCATTCTCTATAGGTATGGTGCTCAGTATTGGATTCATTTTTTTATTGGATTCACTTGATGAGAGAATCAAATCGGAACGGCGAATTGAACAATTGTTAGATATCCCTGTTTTGGGCGGAATATCTAAGATGAATAGAAAAAATGTGAAAGACAAATTCAGTAAAAAAAATACGGTATTATTGGGGGAGGGAACGGAGTGGCATACAAAAATAGACGAAAAACAAATAAAGTTAAAGGAGAAAGTATAA
- the glnA gene encoding type I glutamate--ammonia ligase, with amino-acid sequence MARYTKEDIFRLAEEENVKYVRLQFTDLLGVIKNVEIPVRQLTKALDNKMMFDGSSIEGFVRIEESDMYLYPDLDTWVIFPWTAEKGKVARLICDIYNADGTPFDGDPRNNLKRVLKEMEALGFSDFNLGPEPEFFLFKVDEKGNPTLELNDNGGYFDLAPMDLGENCRRDIVLELEEMGFEIEASHHEVAPGQHEIDFKYASAIRSCDDIQTFKLVVKTIARKHGLHATFMPKPLYGVNGSGMHCNLSLFKNGENVFFDQNGDLQLSDDARHFIAGILKHAPAFTAVANPTVNSYKRLVPGYEAPCYVAWSAQNRSPLVRIPASRGISTRVEVRSVDPAANPYLVMATLLAAGLDGIKNKLTPPAAVDRNIYVMTKEEREEAGIVDLPATLAQALVTLQSNEVVCGALGDHLLEHFIEAKEIEWDIFRTQVHQWERDQYMSLY; translated from the coding sequence ATGGCTAGGTACACAAAAGAAGATATTTTCCGTTTGGCGGAAGAAGAGAATGTAAAGTATGTCCGTTTACAATTTACAGACCTTTTAGGAGTAATTAAAAACGTAGAGATTCCAGTGAGACAATTAACGAAAGCTCTTGATAACAAAATGATGTTTGATGGATCTTCGATTGAAGGTTTCGTACGTATTGAAGAATCTGATATGTATTTATATCCTGACTTAGATACTTGGGTAATTTTCCCTTGGACAGCTGAAAAAGGTAAAGTTGCTCGTCTAATTTGTGACATTTACAATGCGGATGGCACTCCATTTGATGGAGACCCACGTAACAACTTAAAACGTGTGTTAAAAGAAATGGAAGCTTTAGGATTCTCAGATTTCAATCTTGGACCAGAGCCAGAATTCTTCCTATTTAAAGTAGATGAAAAAGGAAATCCAACATTAGAATTAAACGATAACGGTGGATACTTCGACCTTGCGCCGATGGATCTAGGGGAAAACTGTCGTCGTGATATCGTTCTTGAACTAGAAGAGATGGGCTTTGAAATTGAAGCGTCTCACCATGAAGTTGCACCAGGTCAACATGAAATTGACTTTAAATATGCAAGTGCAATTCGCTCATGTGATGATATTCAAACATTCAAACTTGTTGTAAAAACAATTGCTCGTAAACACGGTTTACACGCAACATTTATGCCAAAACCATTATACGGTGTGAACGGTTCAGGTATGCACTGTAACTTATCACTATTCAAAAATGGTGAGAACGTATTCTTCGATCAAAACGGTGACTTACAATTAAGTGATGATGCTCGTCACTTCATCGCAGGTATTTTAAAACATGCACCAGCATTTACAGCGGTAGCAAACCCAACTGTAAACTCATATAAACGCTTAGTACCTGGATATGAAGCTCCTTGTTACGTAGCATGGTCTGCACAAAACCGTAGCCCATTAGTACGTATCCCTGCATCTCGTGGTATTAGTACACGCGTAGAAGTACGTAGTGTTGACCCAGCTGCAAACCCATATTTAGTAATGGCTACATTATTAGCAGCAGGTCTTGACGGAATTAAAAACAAATTAACTCCGCCAGCTGCAGTAGATCGTAACATCTATGTAATGACAAAAGAAGAGCGTGAAGAAGCAGGTATCGTTGACTTACCAGCAACATTAGCGCAAGCATTAGTTACATTACAATCAAATGAAGTGGTATGTGGTGCACTAGGTGACCATTTACTTGAGCACTTCATTGAAGCAAAAGAAATTGAGTGGGATATTTTTAGAACTCAAGTTCACCAATGGGAACGCGATCAATATATGTCTCTATACTAA
- the glnR gene encoding transcriptional repressor GlnR codes for MKEDRRSAPLFPIGIVMDLTQLSARQIRYYEEHNLVSPTRTKGNRRLFSFNDVDKLLEIKDLLDQGLNMAGIKQVLLMKENQTETVKVKEETKEISKTELRKILRDELQHTGRFNRTSLRQGDISRFFH; via the coding sequence ATGAAAGAAGATAGACGTTCTGCCCCGCTGTTTCCTATTGGTATTGTTATGGATTTAACACAATTATCTGCACGTCAAATTCGCTACTATGAAGAGCATAATCTTGTTTCTCCAACCCGTACAAAGGGGAATCGTAGATTATTTTCATTTAACGATGTAGATAAGTTGTTAGAGATTAAAGATTTATTAGATCAAGGCTTGAATATGGCTGGTATTAAACAAGTGTTACTAATGAAAGAAAATCAAACAGAAACAGTGAAAGTAAAAGAAGAAACGAAAGAAATTTCAAAAACTGAGCTTCGCAAAATACTTCGAGATGAACTACAACATACAGGTAGATTTAATCGAACTTCATTGCGACAAGGTGACATTTCAAGGTTTTTTCACTAA
- a CDS encoding aminotransferase class I/II-fold pyridoxal phosphate-dependent enzyme, whose protein sequence is MFDRLKNGEKIAPIVKEVESQITEVHKRADQVIESNQFRVLESFRKHKISDSHFIPTTGYGYDDIGRDTLEKVYADVFGAEAGLVRPQIISGTHAISTALFGILRPGDELLYITGKPYDTLEEIVGVRGKGVGSFKEYNIGYNAVPLTEEGLVDFEAVAAAIHSNTKMIGIQRSKGYATRPSFTISQIKEMIAFVKEIKPDVVVFVDNCYGEFIEEQEPCHVGADLMAGSLIKNPGGGIVKTGGYIVGKEQYVEACAYRLTSPGIGAEAGASLYSLQEMYQGFFLAPHVAGQALKGAIFTAAFLEKLGMNTSPAWNAPRTDLIQSVQFDDKDRMIAFCQAIQYASPINSHFTPYANYMPGYEDDVIMAAGTFIQGASIELSADGPIRPPYVAYVQGGLTYSHVKIAICSAIDALIEKELLTIS, encoded by the coding sequence ATGTTTGATCGTTTGAAAAATGGAGAAAAAATTGCTCCAATCGTAAAAGAAGTAGAGAGTCAGATTACAGAAGTACATAAACGTGCGGATCAAGTAATTGAAAGTAATCAGTTTCGTGTATTAGAAAGTTTTCGTAAACATAAAATTAGTGATTCGCATTTTATTCCGACGACAGGTTATGGTTATGATGATATTGGCCGTGACACGTTAGAGAAAGTGTATGCGGATGTATTTGGGGCAGAAGCTGGTCTTGTTCGCCCGCAAATTATTTCAGGAACTCACGCTATTTCTACAGCGTTATTCGGTATTTTACGTCCAGGAGATGAGTTATTGTACATTACTGGCAAGCCGTATGATACGTTAGAAGAAATCGTTGGTGTACGCGGAAAAGGTGTAGGTTCATTTAAAGAATATAATATTGGTTATAATGCAGTTCCGCTTACTGAAGAGGGGCTTGTTGATTTTGAAGCAGTTGCAGCCGCAATTCATAGTAATACGAAGATGATTGGTATTCAGCGCTCGAAAGGTTATGCTACTCGTCCGTCATTTACTATTTCTCAAATTAAAGAGATGATAGCGTTTGTTAAAGAAATTAAGCCTGATGTTGTTGTATTTGTAGATAACTGTTATGGCGAGTTTATTGAAGAGCAAGAGCCATGTCATGTTGGTGCAGATTTAATGGCAGGTTCGCTTATTAAAAACCCAGGTGGTGGAATTGTTAAAACTGGTGGTTACATTGTTGGTAAAGAACAGTATGTTGAAGCGTGTGCATATCGTTTAACATCTCCAGGAATCGGTGCGGAAGCAGGGGCATCTTTATACAGTCTACAAGAAATGTATCAAGGTTTCTTCTTAGCGCCTCATGTAGCGGGACAAGCACTAAAAGGTGCGATTTTTACAGCTGCATTTTTAGAGAAGTTAGGAATGAATACATCACCAGCATGGAATGCACCAAGAACAGATTTAATTCAGTCTGTTCAATTTGATGATAAAGATCGTATGATTGCATTCTGCCAAGCGATTCAATATGCATCTCCGATTAATTCTCATTTCACTCCATATGCCAACTATATGCCGGGGTATGAAGATGATGTAATTATGGCTGCTGGAACGTTTATTCAAGGTGCAAGTATTGAATTGTCAGCTGATGGTCCAATTCGTCCGCCGTATGTTGCTTACGTGCAAGGTGGGTTAACTTATTCGCATGTGAAGATTGCGATTTGTTCTGCAATTGACGCATTAATTGAAAAAGAATTATTAACAATTTCTTAA
- the hflX gene encoding GTPase HflX, with the protein MEEKEKVILVGCQLSQDDDEKFMHSMKELASLAKTARAEVLVSTTQKRPKFHPATYIGKGKLEELAALTEELEPAVIIFNNELTPSQIRNLSSVLDARVIDRTQLILDIFAQRAKSREGKLQVELAQLQYTMPRLMGQGLSLSRLGGGIGTRGPGETKLETDRRHIRSRIDEIKKQLAVVVEHRKRYRERRKDNKVFQVSLIGYTNAGKSTLFNRLTEADTFEENLLFATLDPTTRKMPLPSGYTVLLTDTVGFIQDLPTSLIAAFRSTLEEAGEADVILHVVDSADSNYVGHEQTVKELLSELKINHIPIITLYNKKDKLHQNFIPFPKSDFLMTSAFEESDLLHIKEAIEKQMKEEMDRYQVEIPPSEGKLLTLLKTETLLTKMEFLENKFIYDCTGYIFAHSSLNGQLKRFLVEEGENKNV; encoded by the coding sequence ATGGAAGAAAAAGAAAAAGTCATATTAGTTGGCTGTCAATTGTCGCAAGATGATGATGAAAAATTTATGCATTCCATGAAAGAACTTGCATCGCTAGCGAAGACTGCTCGAGCGGAAGTGTTAGTATCAACGACGCAAAAACGTCCGAAGTTCCATCCGGCGACTTATATAGGGAAAGGTAAATTAGAAGAGCTTGCGGCTTTAACTGAAGAATTAGAACCAGCTGTTATTATATTTAATAACGAGTTGACACCGAGTCAAATTCGGAATCTATCCTCAGTGTTGGATGCAAGAGTAATTGACCGAACGCAATTAATATTAGATATTTTTGCGCAACGTGCGAAATCGAGAGAAGGTAAGCTTCAAGTAGAATTAGCCCAGTTGCAATACACGATGCCGCGCCTTATGGGGCAAGGTTTGTCTTTATCTCGTCTGGGTGGCGGGATTGGTACAAGAGGACCGGGAGAGACAAAACTTGAAACGGATCGTCGTCATATTCGATCGCGTATTGATGAAATAAAGAAACAACTTGCGGTTGTTGTGGAACATCGGAAAAGATATCGTGAGAGAAGAAAAGATAATAAAGTATTTCAAGTTTCGTTAATAGGATATACGAATGCAGGGAAATCCACGTTGTTTAATAGGTTAACGGAAGCTGATACGTTTGAAGAAAACTTATTGTTTGCAACGTTAGATCCAACAACAAGAAAGATGCCATTACCTTCCGGTTATACAGTGTTACTGACTGATACAGTAGGTTTTATACAAGATTTACCTACGTCACTAATTGCTGCTTTTCGTTCTACGTTAGAGGAAGCTGGTGAAGCGGATGTGATTTTGCATGTTGTTGATTCGGCAGACTCTAATTACGTAGGGCATGAACAAACGGTAAAAGAATTATTGTCAGAACTTAAAATTAATCATATTCCTATTATTACGCTTTATAATAAAAAAGATAAGTTGCATCAAAATTTCATTCCATTTCCGAAAAGTGACTTCTTAATGACTAGTGCTTTTGAAGAAAGTGATTTATTACATATAAAAGAAGCGATAGAAAAACAGATGAAGGAAGAAATGGATCGTTATCAAGTGGAAATTCCTCCGAGTGAAGGTAAGTTGTTAACGCTATTAAAAACAGAAACACTATTAACAAAGATGGAGTTTTTGGAAAATAAATTTATATATGATTGTACAGGGTATATATTTGCTCATTCATCACTTAATGGGCAATTAAAGAGATTTTTAGTGGAAGAAGGAGAAAATAAAAATGTTTGA
- a CDS encoding trimeric intracellular cation channel family protein — MAWEIFSIIGTIAFALSGAIVAMEEDYDIFGVYILGMATAFGGGALRNLLIGYPIVAFWQQDMLFQIALLSMTIIFLFPNKLIRHWKKWENITDAIGLSAFAVQGALYAQKLNLPISATIVAAVLTGIGGGIIRDLLARRKPLVLRAEVYAFWTILAGFLIGAKIIVSDWALYTLFILIVCFRMISIHYKWHLPHRRIDTNERSMHK, encoded by the coding sequence ATGGCATGGGAGATTTTTAGCATCATAGGCACAATCGCCTTCGCACTAAGCGGAGCCATTGTTGCAATGGAAGAAGATTATGATATTTTCGGGGTATATATTTTAGGAATGGCAACCGCATTTGGGGGAGGTGCCCTTCGTAATTTATTGATTGGTTATCCAATCGTCGCATTTTGGCAACAAGACATGTTATTCCAAATCGCACTTTTATCAATGACGATTATTTTTCTTTTTCCAAATAAATTAATTAGACATTGGAAAAAGTGGGAAAACATCACAGACGCCATTGGCTTATCAGCATTCGCTGTACAAGGAGCACTATATGCTCAAAAACTAAATTTGCCAATTAGCGCTACAATCGTAGCTGCAGTTTTAACCGGCATCGGCGGTGGTATTATTCGTGATCTTTTAGCTCGCAGAAAACCTCTCGTCCTTCGAGCTGAAGTATATGCGTTTTGGACAATTTTAGCAGGTTTCTTAATTGGCGCTAAAATTATCGTTAGCGATTGGGCTCTATACACCTTATTCATTTTAATTGTTTGCTTCCGCATGATTTCTATTCATTACAAATGGCATTTACCGCATAGACGTATCGATACAAATGAACGTTCAATGCATAAATAG
- the spoVK gene encoding stage V sporulation protein K, with translation MEQSMRKKNNNQINIVLNHRKKISLPASENKAVISSETTTKHEMLQRIEEEMGKLVGMDDIKKIIKEIYAWIFVNKKRQEVGLKSEKQVLHMLFKGNPGTGKTTVARMIGKLLFEMNILSKGHLVEAERADLVGEYIGHTAQKTRDLIKKAMGGILFIDEAYSLARGGEKDFGKEAIDTLVKHMEDKQHGFVLILAGYSREMNHFLSLNPGLQSRFPFIIEFADYSVNQLLEIGKRMYEEREYQLSKEAEWKFRDHLHAVKYSSQITSFSNGRYVRNIVEKSIRTQAMRLLQEDTYDKYDLIGISSMDLMLEEETHST, from the coding sequence ATGGAGCAATCGATGCGTAAGAAAAATAACAATCAAATTAATATTGTATTAAACCATCGAAAAAAAATTTCGTTACCGGCATCAGAAAATAAAGCCGTAATTTCAAGTGAAACCACTACTAAACATGAGATGTTGCAGAGAATTGAAGAAGAAATGGGAAAACTTGTTGGGATGGATGATATAAAAAAGATAATAAAAGAAATTTATGCTTGGATTTTTGTGAATAAAAAAAGGCAAGAGGTGGGGTTGAAGTCTGAGAAGCAAGTGCTTCATATGTTATTTAAGGGGAATCCTGGTACTGGGAAGACAACCGTTGCTAGAATGATAGGGAAATTGTTGTTTGAGATGAATATTTTATCGAAAGGGCATTTAGTTGAAGCTGAACGTGCTGATCTTGTAGGTGAGTACATCGGTCATACAGCACAAAAGACAAGGGACTTAATAAAGAAGGCTATGGGAGGGATTTTATTTATTGATGAGGCGTATTCATTAGCGAGGGGGGGAGAGAAGGATTTTGGGAAGGAAGCGATTGATACACTTGTGAAGCATATGGAAGATAAGCAACACGGTTTTGTATTAATTTTAGCTGGATATTCAAGAGAAATGAATCATTTTCTTTCATTAAATCCAGGATTACAATCTCGTTTTCCGTTTATTATTGAATTTGCGGATTACTCGGTAAATCAGTTGTTGGAAATTGGGAAGAGAATGTATGAAGAGCGTGAATATCAGTTGTCGAAAGAAGCAGAGTGGAAATTTAGAGATCATTTACACGCGGTAAAGTATTCGTCACAAATTACATCGTTTAGTAATGGGCGATACGTACGGAATATTGTTGAAAAATCAATTCGCACACAAGCTATGCGATTGTTACAAGAGGATACGTATGATAAATATGATTTGATTGGGATATCAAGTATGGATTTGATGCTTGAAGAGGAGACGCACAGTACGTAA